The window GCAGTTGACTGCCCTGTATGAATATATAACAGCCAAAGTTCTTGGTCAACTGTAGCCCATGACAAAGCTGGATTTCTAGCTTTCTTTAGACGAAACTGTTGATCATAGTCCTTCCAACCTAGCCCAATTGAACGACTTGCACCCAACTTAACcgaatacatatattttaaaatagtttGTGTGTCTTCTAAATGCACACCAACATAAATACTTGTGTAAATTAGGAAAGCATCTATCCATGTGCTAATATCAGTAATCTTTTTACTTGGTTTTGCTTGGATAACCAGCTGTCCATTTGTATCTAAAGTTAAAGAACTTGATTGCTCTGTGCTTGCATTTGTAAGCAAAATACTTAAATCTACATATTCACCATTAATTATTTTGTCCTGAGTTTGTTGTGAAACATTTAAACCTAGATTATCATTTACACTATATACTGGTAAAATATTAGGTGTTATACCTGTATTCAATTGTTGACTTTCATTGATTGAATCAGGGGATGTAACAGTAGCTGGTGAGTGAACAAGGGCATTGACCGTCTGAATAACTTCATTCCTAAGTTCTGGAGTCATCTGAGCTGAAACTTGCGTGGAAGTAGGCTGTCCAGCGACATTACTAGATCCGTTTCCCAACTGTGCCGGTACATCCCTTGGCTGTACTCTTTGGTATATAACCTCGTCGGACTGCTGTGCTGATGACCTTAACCTTTTCTTGGCTGCGTACGGACTTTTAGAAGGCCTTTGCGACATACGCACTGTCTTCCCCATTTCTGTACGATGTATggtttttaaactaaaaaatacTACAATAATATTAGTGAAATCACCTttgaaaagttatattttatttatttatttttatttatttatctacatttattcattattggtttcACTTCCAATTGCTCGCATCGTAGCTGTTGTAAAAGTTTCATACAACAATAGTTTCCAATTCGCATACGTCCATGCGACACGTGTCATAAAACCATGTGCGTAGTTTTTATCAGTCTGTTAACATTTCTATTTTCTGGAAACGAAATTCATAAGTTCAACTGaattgaacaaacaaataaaaatctcAATGACATATCATAGTAATTCTCGTTTATCTTAACAGAAGAGAAaggcaaattaaaaaatatcttaaCAGGATCAAGACCATGTGCTTTTTCCTATCTTCCAAACTTTCAAAACTTCAATAAAATTACGATTTTTTGAAAGACATTCATTCAATATACCAAGTTAAATAGATAAAATTCAatattcaaccaaattttttatcttttgaaacaacatTTGTTAATTTATACGGAACCTAATTTTCTACGTCTTGTCTCTGCTGTGGCGTGGGAAAGAAAGAATGAATGACGTCACAGTTATCAAGGTTAAAATAATCAACGTCACTTATAATATATTAATTCCATAACGTGTACAAAGCGGAACAACTCCCAAAACGTATGCCCACTTTCCTCCGATAACCGGATTTATTCTTCATAGGAATAAATCTtattgtatcgtacagtttatgcgcttttacatttaaccctgctaagccgaacatttttctttgtaagagttatctccctattcactgtttatcatcagagtgcatctcctttgtaacaaaaaaagatagcgacaaaattctttttacaaattgttcgttacatcctaaggaaaatttggcttatttggatcgaagcgattcgatgaaattttataggagttatctacctttacaaaattattttctcaatatgtgttattaactaataaaccgtcaaccgtataaccctggaatgtatttatttgagatccctaggccctttattagaaaatggggtcaaggtcaaaggtcaaggtcaagttctaaattcggaattttccatgtttttgcattttctccaacccttgaaaaggtacatattaaagaacaagtgcaaaatgattgctatatagttatgaagatatgttacatttggtctgatacaattaaatagcatctaataggagttagtgcccctgaaatgtcttgatatgaggttatttgattataacttcaactaagtgcattttaatggcatttgaccttgtgcaaaaggttggatgacaaatgaccttgaaaaatgactacaggaagtgacctttagaaaaccggaagtaacctttttttgcaattttttcgtataaaagtactcagaatccatatattttgtcatatggatacataaactgattactgaagactaaaaatgacttccaacaaaccggaagtgaccatgtatctcccattctaaatacaaaagtatatagaaactatatatttttggaatcagtgtgaaagaagctatcatattagaccggcagtgacattcatttcaccggaagtagcatattatctcctttatatcacttaaaaatatgattaaaccattatttatcgtatcagtatgaacaactatcttcttatcaaaatttctttgatatggaaagaccttcaattgttctctgaacaattggtttttaattattattattttttttttccgccaaattttgttcttgcgataaatgtttgtttcgcaatatgtcgcttagatttttttcatattgtatcgtatagtttatgcgcttttaaatttcaccctgctaagccgaaccattttctttgtaagagttatctccctattcactgtttgtcatgtgtgtgcatctccttcgtaacaaaataagaaagcgacaaaattctttttacaaattgttcgttacatcctcaggaatttttggctaatttggatcgaatctattcgatgaaattttataggagttatgtacctttacggaataaatttgtcggtatgtttttttaactcataaaccgtgaaccgtataaccctggaatgtttttatttgagtcccctgggtcctaacttagaaaattaggtcaaggtcaaaggtcaaggtcatattttagattttcatatgtctttgatttccctataattcttgaatggttatagatacagaaaatttaaacagtgaaaaatgttcagtacttcaaggggcaactttgttacattatgactgtagtggttttaccattatgtaagggacataacccccattgatggtttataaaaagccattattaggcaaaactcttaaacaaaaggtccttgacccatagggtcttttgcaatgacattgtgaagcaatgaccttgataaaggtcacaaggtcaaaggtcaaggtcatgtacatatgtgatttggggcacgacttgaagaattttatgtgtttgccaaccaaccaaccaaccaatcatgatcatgatcaatcaatcaatcatgatcaatcaaccaatcatgatcatgattaatcaatcaatcaatcatgtttccgtctcatgtgttaaatatagggttcaagatctcctttgtttctttttcgctgtttcaattgaccctttccaacgtgtttaaccaaccaaccaaccaaccaaccaaccaaccaaccaaccaatcaatcaatcaatcaatcaattaatcaatcaatcaatcaatcaatcatgatcaatcaatcatgtttccgtctcgtctcgtgtgtttaatatagggtccaagatcttctttgtttctttttcgctgtttcaattggccctatccaacgtgtttaaccaaccaaccaaccaaccaaccaaccaaccaaccaaccaatcaatcaatcaatcaatcaatcaatcaatcaatcaatcaatcatgtttccgtctcgtgtgcttaatatagggtccaagatcttttatgtttctttttcgctgtttcaattggccctatccaacgtgttttacccaccaaccaaccaaccaaccaactaatcaatcaatcaatcaatcaatcatgatcatgatcaatcaattatgatcatgatcaatcaatcatgatcatgatcaatcaatcatgtttcatgaaaaattgaaatttaatattgttcttgcgtcacttctgaaaaaaaaatccacatgtactctgaaactacaagtacaatcgacctcaaaatttgcagtcagcagtgcatacatgtactaaaagttcataaaaaaacttggtgcggatatctctcaagacttttcctagagaaaaaaaatggcaatgccctaaaaatcgcttgctaggtccgtaaatctcagtgacatcctacaataaaatgtccgctcctagattaaaatactaatctgtgttacaaactggtgctgaaaaatgtacattttaagaaaataatcattaaatgcgtattaaagttacaccggaacaattaaatccaaaacatgcactgctggtgaactgtgatcaaaatgtcaatttccaacaatgacaaaagaaattacattgtgtacattccgtctctatacatgttgtctgttcaacatcccgacctaaagagaaataaaaatactaagttttcgttattataaacccaagtcacgtgatgtcttccccatctggcgcgcgcgctggacctaaaataaaataaaaactttccaaactaaacatgaaacttctccggtaacaataatatagaccccatacagaaacaaacaaacaaacaaacaaacaaacaaacacccccccccccccccaattcaattaattttaaagggggaaagaccccctacaattgcttttttaaagcaattgatttatatttattattattttttttttccgccaaattttgttcttgcgataaatgtttgtttcgcaatatgtcgcttagatatttctcacatggtatcgtatagtttatgcgcttttaaatttcaccctgctaagacgaaccattttctttgtaagagttatctccctattcactgtttttcatctgtgtgcatctccttcgtaacaaaaaaagatagcgacaaaattcctttaacaaattgttcgttacatcctcaggaatttttggctaatttggatcgaagcgattcgatgaaattttataggagttatctacctttacaaaaaaaatttgtcggtatgtttttttaactcataaacagttaaccgtataaccctggaatgtttttatttgagacccctaggtcctaacttagaaaatgaggtcaaggtcaaaggtcaaggtcaagttctcaattgtgacttttgcttgtttttgcattttctccgacactttgaaagatacatataaatattcataataaaggcatttgaccttgtacaaaaggttaggtgaaaaatgaccttgaaaaatgacttccggaagtgaccttgagaaaaccggaagtagcatt of the Mytilus galloprovincialis chromosome 8, xbMytGall1.hap1.1, whole genome shotgun sequence genome contains:
- the LOC143042006 gene encoding uncharacterized protein LOC143042006, with amino-acid sequence MGKTVRMSQRPSKSPYAAKKRLRSSAQQSDEVIYQRVQPRDVPAQLGNGSSNVAGQPTSTQVSAQMTPELRNEVIQTVNALVHSPATVTSPDSINESQQLNTGITPNILPVYSVNDNLGLNVSQQTQDKIINGEYVDLSILLTNASTEQSSSLTLDTNGQLVIQAKPSKKITDISTWIDAFLIYTSIYVGVHLEDTQTILKYMYSVKLGASRSIGLGWKDYDQQFRLKKARNPALSWATVDQELWLLYIHTGQSTAPSSGVNMVNTYRKCYEYNNKGACMLPQCRYIHKCLKCNGSHPAINCRVPQNGTGSRRGNFRPFNRTNFRQTGSGTDAGRQIPFIRNT